In a genomic window of Streptomyces katrae:
- a CDS encoding ribosomal protein L7/L12 yields the protein MNTLYVLLAVLAAAGWITSTVSLRMRALQDRADRLERRLGLVLEHLGVEEPEPAGLDGVRALMREGRTVSAIKAYREITGAGLAEAKQAVESLDLAGKARG from the coding sequence ATGAACACGCTGTACGTGCTGCTCGCGGTGCTCGCGGCCGCGGGCTGGATCACCTCCACGGTGAGCCTGCGCATGCGCGCCCTGCAGGACCGCGCGGACCGGCTGGAGCGGCGGCTCGGCCTGGTGCTGGAGCACCTGGGCGTCGAGGAGCCGGAGCCGGCCGGGCTGGACGGCGTACGCGCGCTGATGCGCGAGGGCCGGACCGTCTCGGCGATCAAGGCCTACCGGGAGATCACCGGCGCGGGCCTGGCGGAGGCCAAGCAGGCCGTCGAGTCCCTGGACCTGGCGGGCAAGGCCCGGGGCTGA
- a CDS encoding GatB/YqeY domain-containing protein, protein MTTLKAKLQEDLTTAIKARDELGSSTLRLTLAAITKEEVAGKEARVLSDDEVLKVIAKEAKKRREAAEAFAQGGRDEQAARETAEGEFLDAYLPKQLGDDELDAIVAAAVEEARAAGAEGPRAMGAVMKIVNPKVAGLAEGGRVAAAVKKRLS, encoded by the coding sequence ATGACCACGCTCAAGGCCAAGCTCCAGGAAGACCTCACCACCGCCATCAAGGCGCGCGACGAACTCGGTTCGTCCACGCTGCGCCTGACCCTCGCCGCCATCACCAAGGAGGAGGTCGCGGGCAAGGAGGCACGCGTGCTCTCCGACGACGAGGTCCTCAAGGTGATCGCGAAGGAGGCGAAGAAGCGCCGCGAGGCCGCGGAGGCCTTCGCCCAGGGCGGCCGCGACGAGCAGGCCGCGCGCGAGACGGCGGAGGGCGAGTTCCTCGACGCCTACCTGCCCAAGCAGCTCGGCGACGACGAGCTCGACGCGATCGTGGCCGCGGCGGTCGAGGAGGCCAGGGCGGCCGGTGCCGAGGGGCCGCGGGCCATGGGCGCTGTCATGAAGATCGTGAACCCGAAGGTGGCGGGTCTGGCGGAGGGCGGCCGCGTCGCCGCCGCCGTCAAGAAGCGGCTTTCGTAA
- a CDS encoding potassium channel family protein: MLGHLLLPAGTVVLITWLYYLAPLDYGFGAVAVLALAGGLLLFGCLVLWQVGAIARSARPRLRALEAMATAVPLFLVLFASTYFLLSRDRPLSFSEPLSRTDALYFAVTVFATVGFGDIAPADGTARALTTVQMVADLIVVGLVAKVLLGAVQTGLSRQPERSGP; the protein is encoded by the coding sequence GTGCTGGGGCACCTGCTGCTGCCCGCCGGGACGGTGGTGCTGATCACCTGGCTGTACTACCTGGCTCCGCTCGACTACGGCTTCGGGGCCGTGGCGGTCCTGGCGCTGGCCGGGGGGCTGTTGCTCTTCGGGTGTCTGGTGCTGTGGCAGGTCGGCGCCATCGCCCGTTCGGCGCGTCCGCGGCTGCGGGCCCTGGAGGCGATGGCCACCGCCGTGCCGTTGTTCCTGGTCCTGTTCGCGTCGACGTACTTCCTGCTGTCGCGTGACCGGCCCCTGTCGTTCTCGGAGCCTCTGAGCAGGACCGACGCCCTGTACTTCGCGGTGACGGTGTTCGCGACCGTGGGGTTCGGGGACATCGCGCCGGCCGACGGGACGGCGCGGGCGCTGACCACCGTGCAGATGGTGGCCGACCTGATCGTGGTGGGACTGGTCGCCAAGGTGCTCCTCGGCGCGGTCCAGACCGGGCTGTCCCGGCAGCCCGAAAGGAGCGGGCCGTGA
- a CDS encoding MBL fold metallo-hydrolase — MTDAAALPGQPRGTVVSGPATARAVNILAPNPSAMTLDGTNTWLVSEPGSELAVVIDPGPLDEAHLRAVIATAEQAGKRVALTLLTHGHPDHAEGAGRFAELTGTKVRALDPALRLGDEGLAAGNVIRTGGLEMRVVATPGHTADSLCFHLPADGAVLTGDTILGRGTTVVAHPDGRLGDYLDSLRRLRSLTVDDGVHTVLPGHGPVLEDAQGVVEYYLAHRAHRLAQVETAVEDGLVTPEAVVAHVYADVDRSLWPAAEWSVRAQLEYLREHGLIPGGPE; from the coding sequence ATGACCGACGCAGCGGCCCTGCCCGGCCAGCCCCGCGGAACGGTCGTCTCCGGACCGGCCACCGCCCGCGCGGTCAACATCCTGGCCCCCAACCCGTCGGCCATGACCCTGGACGGCACCAACACCTGGCTGGTCTCCGAGCCCGGCTCCGAGCTCGCCGTCGTCATCGACCCGGGCCCCCTCGACGAGGCGCACCTGCGCGCCGTCATCGCCACCGCCGAGCAGGCCGGCAAGCGGGTCGCGCTGACCCTCCTCACCCACGGCCACCCCGACCACGCCGAGGGCGCCGGCCGCTTCGCCGAGCTGACCGGCACCAAGGTGCGCGCCCTGGACCCGGCGCTGCGCCTGGGCGACGAGGGCCTGGCCGCGGGGAACGTGATCCGCACCGGCGGCCTGGAGATGCGGGTCGTGGCCACGCCCGGCCACACCGCCGACTCCCTGTGCTTCCACCTGCCGGCCGACGGGGCCGTGCTGACCGGCGACACCATCCTGGGCCGCGGGACGACCGTCGTCGCGCACCCCGACGGCCGCCTGGGCGACTACCTGGACTCCCTGCGCCGCCTGCGCTCCCTCACCGTCGACGACGGGGTCCACACCGTGCTGCCGGGGCACGGCCCGGTCCTGGAGGACGCGCAGGGCGTCGTGGAGTACTACCTGGCCCACCGCGCCCACCGGCTCGCCCAGGTCGAGACGGCGGTCGAGGACGGTCTGGTCACCCCGGAGGCCGTCGTCGCCCACGTCTACGCGGACGTGGACCGCTCGCTGTGGCCGGCCGCCGAATGGTCCGTGCGCGCGCAGCTCGAGTACCTTCGTGAACACGGACTGATCCCGGGGGGACCTGAATGA
- a CDS encoding RidA family protein, with translation MSGAVEARLAELGLTLPEVVPPLAAYQPAVRSGAYVYTAGQLPMVQGKLPLTGKVGAEVSPEQAKELAATCALNALAAVKSVAGDLDRIARVVKVVGFVASAPDFTGQPGVLNGASELLGEVLGDKGVHARSAVGVAVLPLDAPVEVEIQVELAPDA, from the coding sequence ATGAGCGGCGCCGTCGAGGCCCGGCTCGCCGAGCTCGGCCTGACCCTCCCCGAGGTCGTCCCGCCGCTGGCCGCGTACCAGCCGGCGGTGCGCTCGGGCGCGTACGTGTACACCGCGGGGCAGCTCCCGATGGTGCAGGGCAAGCTCCCGCTGACCGGCAAGGTCGGCGCGGAGGTCTCGCCGGAGCAGGCCAAGGAGCTGGCGGCGACGTGTGCGCTGAACGCGCTGGCCGCCGTGAAGTCCGTGGCCGGTGACCTGGACCGGATCGCGCGCGTGGTGAAGGTCGTCGGCTTCGTCGCCTCGGCCCCCGACTTCACGGGGCAGCCGGGCGTGCTGAACGGCGCGAGCGAGCTGCTGGGCGAGGTCCTCGGCGACAAGGGCGTGCACGCCCGCAGCGCGGTCGGCGTGGCGGTCCTCCCGCTGGACGCCCCGGTCGAGGTCGAGATCCAGGTGGAACTCGCCCCGGACGCCTGA
- a CDS encoding metallophosphoesterase: MRARYGVPLKVTASVAAVGAAGVAYAAGFEARSFRLRRVTVPVLPAGARPLRVLQVSDIHMVGGQRKKRAWLQSLAGLRPDFVVNTGDNLSDTEGVPELLDALGPLMEFPGVYVFGSNDYYGPRLRNPGRYLIEKAQGRHGLNGNKPVVGAVHNPWEGMRDAFDAAGWLNLTNTRGRLKLGGMELAFTGLDDPHIKRDRYERVAGGPEADADFSIAVVHAPYLRVLESFTADHYPLILAGHTHGGQLCIPFYGALVTNCDLDTKRVKGLSTYEAGGERAYLHVSAGCGTNRFTPVRFACPPEATLLTLAPKP, from the coding sequence ATGCGTGCGCGTTACGGAGTACCCCTGAAGGTCACCGCCTCGGTCGCGGCGGTGGGGGCCGCGGGAGTGGCCTACGCCGCCGGGTTCGAGGCCCGCTCCTTCCGGCTGCGCCGGGTCACCGTTCCGGTGCTCCCCGCCGGGGCCCGCCCGCTGCGCGTCCTGCAGGTGTCGGACATCCACATGGTCGGCGGGCAGCGCAAGAAGCGCGCCTGGCTCCAGTCCCTCGCCGGGCTGCGCCCCGATTTCGTCGTCAACACCGGTGACAACCTCTCCGACACCGAGGGCGTGCCGGAGCTCCTCGACGCGCTCGGTCCGCTGATGGAGTTCCCGGGCGTGTACGTCTTCGGCTCCAACGACTACTACGGGCCGCGGCTGCGCAACCCGGGCCGCTACCTGATCGAGAAGGCCCAGGGCCGGCACGGCCTGAACGGCAACAAGCCGGTCGTCGGCGCCGTCCACAACCCCTGGGAGGGGATGCGGGACGCCTTCGACGCGGCGGGCTGGCTGAACCTGACCAACACCCGGGGCCGGCTGAAGCTGGGCGGCATGGAGCTGGCGTTCACCGGCCTGGACGACCCGCACATCAAGCGCGACCGCTACGAGCGGGTCGCGGGCGGCCCGGAAGCGGACGCGGACTTCTCGATCGCCGTGGTGCACGCCCCGTACCTGCGGGTGCTGGAGTCCTTCACCGCCGACCACTACCCGCTGATCCTGGCCGGGCACACGCACGGCGGCCAGCTGTGCATCCCCTTCTACGGGGCCCTGGTCACCAACTGCGACCTCGACACGAAGCGGGTCAAGGGGCTGTCGACGTACGAGGCCGGGGGCGAGCGCGCCTACCTCCACGTCTCGGCGGGCTGCGGCACCAACCGCTTCACCCCGGTCCGCTTCGCCTGCCCCCCGGAGGCCACCCTCCTGACCCTCGCCCCGAAGCCCTAG
- a CDS encoding WhiB family transcriptional regulator: MGWVTDWSAQAACRTTDPDELFVQGAAQNRAKAVCTGCPVRTECLADALDNRVEFGVWGGMTERERRALLRRRPTVTSWRRLLETARTEYERSTGILTVDVGAEIDVAYETYAAAG; this comes from the coding sequence ATGGGCTGGGTAACCGACTGGAGTGCGCAGGCAGCCTGCCGCACTACCGATCCGGATGAACTGTTCGTTCAAGGAGCGGCACAGAACAGGGCCAAGGCGGTGTGCACCGGATGCCCGGTGCGGACCGAGTGCCTGGCCGACGCGCTCGACAATCGTGTCGAGTTCGGAGTGTGGGGCGGAATGACCGAGCGGGAACGGCGCGCTTTGTTGCGCAGGCGTCCCACCGTCACCTCGTGGCGACGGCTGCTCGAAACCGCTCGCACGGAGTACGAGCGCAGTACCGGCATCCTCACCGTGGATGTCGGCGCGGAGATCGACGTGGCGTACGAGACCTACGCGGCGGCCGGGTAG
- a CDS encoding NUDIX hydrolase, translating to MPNGQHGQPSPEPPAGGQWYPPEWPARIRALAEGAFTPAEPRRAATVMLLRDTPVGPAVHMLRRRSSMAFAGGAYAYPGGGVDPRDEDHRIGWAGPDQEQWAARLGTDAATAQAIVCGAVRETFEEAGVLLAGKTPDTVVGDTTGDDWEADRQALVGRELSFAEFLDRRGLLLRSDLLGAWARWITPEFEPRRYDTWFFVAALPEGQRTRNASTEADRTVWIRPQDAAAGYDAGELLMMPPTISTLRSLEPYGAAADALAASGAQDLTPVLAEATLEDGVVVLSWPGHDEFTKRVTLGGGPA from the coding sequence ATGCCGAATGGTCAGCACGGTCAGCCCTCGCCCGAGCCCCCCGCCGGAGGCCAGTGGTACCCCCCGGAGTGGCCCGCCCGCATCCGCGCCCTGGCGGAAGGCGCCTTCACCCCCGCGGAGCCCCGGCGCGCCGCCACGGTGATGCTGCTCCGCGACACCCCCGTCGGCCCGGCCGTGCACATGCTGCGCCGCCGCTCCTCCATGGCGTTCGCCGGCGGCGCCTACGCCTACCCCGGCGGCGGGGTCGACCCCCGCGACGAGGACCACCGCATCGGCTGGGCCGGCCCGGACCAGGAGCAGTGGGCGGCACGCCTCGGTACCGACGCCGCCACCGCCCAGGCGATCGTCTGCGGCGCGGTCCGCGAGACCTTCGAGGAGGCGGGCGTCCTGCTCGCCGGGAAGACCCCGGACACCGTCGTCGGCGACACCACCGGGGACGACTGGGAGGCTGACCGGCAGGCCCTCGTCGGCCGCGAGCTGTCCTTCGCCGAGTTCCTCGACCGCCGCGGCCTGCTGCTGCGCTCCGACCTGCTCGGGGCCTGGGCCCGCTGGATCACCCCCGAGTTCGAGCCCCGCCGCTACGACACGTGGTTCTTCGTCGCCGCCCTCCCGGAGGGCCAGCGCACGCGCAACGCCTCCACCGAGGCCGACCGGACCGTCTGGATCCGCCCGCAGGACGCCGCCGCCGGCTACGACGCGGGCGAGCTGCTGATGATGCCGCCCACCATCTCCACCCTGCGCTCCCTGGAGCCGTACGGGGCCGCCGCCGACGCCCTCGCGGCGTCCGGCGCGCAGGACCTCACCCCGGTGCTGGCCGAGGCCACGCTGGAGGACGGCGTGGTCGTGCTCAGCTGGCCGGGCCACGACGAGTTCACCAAGCGCGTCACCCTCGGAGGAGGCCCCGCATGA
- a CDS encoding transglycosylase domain-containing protein has translation MGKKRSGAGLTGPQQATRFLGLSVLSGVVLAGIAIPGAGALGLAAKGTVEGFDEIPANLKTPPLSQRTTILDAEGGLIATVYSRDRQVVPLTAISPYMQKAIVAIEDSRFYEHGAVDLKGILRAVNRNAQEGGAAQGASTLTQQYVKNVFVEEAGDDPAKVAEAQQKSLGRKIRELKYSIQVEEELGKKKILENYLNITYFGQAAYGIESAAQRYFSKPAKDLTLDESALLAGVVQSPSRFDPVNDAQEAMKRRNVVLQRMADVKDISQAEADEAKKLPVTLKVTRPKNGCITAVKGAGFFCDYVRNTFLSDPVFGKTREERAKVWNQGGLTVRTTLDPQSQDAANNSIRDHVNQDDSIATAVTMVQPGTGRILAMGQSKPYGFGKNETQINYSVDKRMGGSNFGFQVGSTFKPFIAAAAIEKGVEPTKVYSAPNKMDYPSPVSRCEGTPPWQNLPLDGGKLQTAQNETADEQGPYALKTAMEKSINTYFVQMISDIGLCPVTEMTQKLGVVPASGVKLPEEPSIALGSAEMSPLTMANAYAAFANRGVYCTPIALESITDAHGKALAVPKSKCDRAMSQDTADTINNLLRGVVDSGTGEKAGLTDRDNAGKTGTTDNRYNAWFVGYTPNMSGAVWVGSGGAKKITMEDITIGGQYYPKVFGGGLPGPIWKDAVSGALAGREAPPFANVHVPDPVVGGGGGNGGGAGGNGGGRGNTPNQPTNPRKPGKPGKPGGDGKPGDSRPGTAGGAGTPADPPVNPIPGLPADPGLIGGNETQ, from the coding sequence ATGGGAAAGAAGCGCTCGGGCGCAGGGCTCACGGGGCCGCAGCAGGCCACCAGGTTCCTCGGTTTGTCGGTTCTCTCCGGAGTCGTTCTCGCCGGCATCGCGATCCCGGGCGCCGGTGCGCTGGGTCTCGCCGCCAAGGGCACCGTCGAGGGTTTCGATGAGATCCCGGCCAATCTCAAGACGCCTCCGCTGAGCCAGCGGACCACCATTCTGGACGCCGAGGGTGGCCTGATCGCCACCGTCTATTCGCGGGACCGGCAGGTGGTCCCGCTCACGGCCATCTCGCCGTACATGCAGAAGGCGATCGTCGCGATCGAGGACTCGCGTTTCTACGAGCACGGCGCCGTCGACCTCAAGGGCATCCTGCGCGCGGTCAACCGCAACGCGCAGGAGGGCGGCGCCGCGCAGGGCGCCTCCACGCTGACGCAGCAGTACGTGAAGAACGTCTTCGTCGAGGAGGCCGGCGACGACCCGGCCAAGGTCGCCGAGGCGCAGCAGAAGAGCCTCGGGCGCAAGATCCGCGAGCTGAAGTACTCGATCCAGGTCGAGGAGGAGCTCGGGAAGAAGAAGATCCTCGAGAACTACCTCAACATCACCTACTTCGGGCAGGCGGCCTACGGCATCGAGTCCGCGGCCCAGCGCTACTTCAGCAAGCCGGCCAAGGACCTGACCCTGGACGAGTCGGCCCTGCTGGCCGGCGTCGTGCAGTCGCCGAGCCGGTTCGACCCGGTGAACGACGCGCAGGAGGCGATGAAGCGCCGCAACGTCGTCCTCCAGCGGATGGCCGACGTGAAGGACATCTCGCAGGCCGAGGCCGACGAGGCGAAGAAGCTGCCGGTCACCCTGAAGGTGACCCGCCCGAAGAACGGCTGCATCACCGCCGTCAAGGGTGCCGGCTTCTTCTGCGACTACGTGCGCAACACCTTCCTGTCCGACCCGGTCTTCGGCAAGACCCGCGAGGAGCGGGCGAAGGTCTGGAACCAGGGCGGTCTGACGGTCCGCACCACCCTGGACCCGCAGTCGCAGGACGCCGCGAACAACTCGATCCGCGACCACGTCAACCAGGACGACTCGATCGCCACGGCCGTGACCATGGTCCAGCCGGGCACGGGCCGGATCCTGGCGATGGGCCAGTCCAAGCCGTACGGCTTCGGGAAGAACGAGACGCAGATCAACTACTCCGTCGACAAGCGGATGGGCGGCTCCAACTTCGGCTTCCAGGTCGGCTCCACGTTCAAGCCCTTCATCGCGGCCGCGGCCATAGAGAAGGGAGTGGAGCCGACGAAGGTCTACTCGGCTCCGAACAAGATGGACTACCCGAGCCCGGTCTCCCGGTGCGAGGGCACCCCGCCGTGGCAGAACCTGCCGCTGGACGGCGGCAAGCTGCAGACCGCCCAGAACGAGACGGCGGACGAGCAGGGCCCGTACGCGCTGAAGACGGCGATGGAGAAGTCCATCAACACCTACTTCGTGCAGATGATCTCCGACATCGGGCTCTGCCCGGTGACGGAGATGACGCAGAAGCTCGGCGTGGTCCCGGCCAGCGGGGTGAAGCTGCCCGAGGAGCCGTCCATCGCGCTCGGCTCGGCCGAGATGTCCCCGCTGACGATGGCCAACGCGTACGCCGCATTCGCCAACCGGGGCGTCTACTGCACCCCGATCGCCCTGGAGTCGATCACCGACGCCCACGGCAAGGCGCTCGCGGTGCCCAAGAGCAAGTGCGATCGGGCCATGTCCCAGGACACCGCCGACACGATCAACAACCTGCTGCGCGGAGTGGTCGACTCCGGCACCGGTGAGAAGGCCGGCCTGACCGACCGCGACAACGCGGGCAAGACCGGTACCACCGACAACCGCTACAACGCCTGGTTCGTGGGCTACACCCCGAACATGTCCGGCGCGGTGTGGGTCGGCTCCGGCGGCGCGAAGAAGATCACGATGGAGGACATCACCATCGGCGGTCAGTACTACCCGAAGGTCTTCGGCGGCGGCCTGCCCGGCCCGATCTGGAAGGACGCGGTCTCGGGCGCGCTGGCCGGCCGGGAGGCACCGCCCTTCGCGAACGTCCACGTCCCGGACCCGGTGGTCGGGGGCGGCGGCGGCAACGGCGGCGGGGCCGGCGGCAACGGCGGCGGACGGGGCAACACCCCGAACCAGCCGACGAACCCGCGCAAGCCCGGGAAGCCCGGCAAGCCGGGCGGCGACGGCAAGCCCGGCGACAGCCGGCCCGGCACGGCCGGCGGTGCCGGCACCCCGGCCGACCCGCCGGTCAACCCGATCCCCGGGCTCCCCGCGGACCCGGGCCTGATCGGGGGCAACGAAACCCAGTAG
- a CDS encoding ArsA family ATPase has product MGLDTPQRLAVDALLDDPTTRIIVCCGAGGVGKTTTAAALGVRAAERGRKVVVLTIDPARRLAQSMGIDSLDNTPRRVEGVDGDGGELHAMMLDMKRTFDEIVEAHADRERARAILANPFYQSLSAGFAGTQEYMAMEKLGQLRAKDDWDLIVVDTPPSRSALDFLDAPKRLGSFLDGKFIRVLMAPAKVGGRAGMKFLNVGMSMMTGTLSKLMGASLLKDVQTFVAAMDTMFGGFRTRADATFRLLQAPGTAFLVVAAPEPDALREAAYFVERLAAESMPLAGLVLNRVHGSDARQLSAERALAAAENLEEGGIVDQEPGKAGLRDADDGSPAVDDVDDMNTADGSGDADAITAGLLRLHAERMQVIAREQRTRDRFTSLHPEVAVAEVAALPGDVHDLAGLRAIGERLAAGVPAGA; this is encoded by the coding sequence ATGGGCCTGGACACGCCGCAGCGGCTGGCGGTCGACGCGCTGCTGGACGACCCCACGACGCGGATCATCGTGTGCTGCGGCGCGGGCGGGGTCGGCAAGACCACGACGGCCGCGGCGCTGGGCGTACGGGCGGCCGAGCGGGGGCGGAAGGTGGTGGTGCTGACCATCGACCCGGCGCGCCGGCTGGCGCAGTCGATGGGCATCGACTCGCTGGACAACACCCCGCGCAGGGTCGAGGGGGTGGACGGCGACGGCGGTGAACTGCACGCCATGATGCTGGACATGAAGCGGACCTTCGACGAGATCGTCGAGGCGCACGCGGACCGCGAGCGGGCGCGGGCGATCCTAGCGAACCCCTTCTACCAGTCCCTGTCGGCCGGCTTCGCGGGCACGCAGGAGTACATGGCGATGGAGAAGCTGGGCCAGCTGCGGGCGAAGGACGACTGGGACCTGATCGTCGTGGACACCCCGCCGAGCCGCTCCGCGCTGGACTTCCTCGACGCGCCGAAGCGGCTGGGGTCCTTCCTGGACGGGAAGTTCATCCGGGTGCTGATGGCTCCGGCGAAGGTCGGCGGGCGGGCCGGGATGAAGTTCCTGAACGTCGGCATGTCGATGATGACCGGCACGCTGAGCAAGCTGATGGGGGCTTCTCTGCTGAAGGACGTGCAGACGTTCGTGGCGGCGATGGACACGATGTTCGGCGGGTTCCGCACCCGCGCCGACGCGACGTTCCGTCTGCTCCAGGCGCCGGGCACGGCCTTCCTGGTGGTCGCGGCGCCCGAGCCGGACGCGCTGCGCGAGGCGGCGTACTTCGTGGAACGGCTGGCCGCCGAGAGCATGCCGCTGGCGGGTCTGGTGCTGAACCGGGTGCACGGCAGCGACGCGCGGCAGCTGTCCGCGGAGCGGGCGCTGGCGGCTGCAGAGAATCTTGAAGAAGGCGGCATTGTCGATCAGGAGCCCGGGAAAGCTGGACTTCGTGACGCCGACGACGGCTCCCCCGCCGTGGACGACGTGGACGACATGAACACCGCGGACGGCTCCGGTGACGCTGACGCGATCACTGCGGGGCTGCTGCGCCTGCACGCGGAACGCATGCAGGTGATCGCGCGGGAACAGCGCACGCGCGATCGCTTCACCTCGCTGCATCCCGAGGTGGCGGTGGCCGAAGTGGCCGCCCTGCCCGGCGATGTGCACGACCTCGCCGGGCTGCGGGCCATCGGAGAGCGACTCGCGGCCGGGGTTCCAGCCGGAGCTTGA
- a CDS encoding ArsA family ATPase, with protein MSRLQVVSGKGGTGKTTVAAALALALAREGRRTLLVEVEGRQGIAQLFGTEALPYEERKIAVAPGVGGGEVYALAIDAERALLDYLQMFYKLGSAGRALKKLGAIDFATTIAPGLRDVLLTGKACEAVRRKDKAGRFVYDHVIMDAPPTGRITRFLNVNDEVAGLARFGPIHNQAQAVMKVLKSPDTAVHLVTLLEEMPVQETADGIEELRTAGLPFGRVIVNMVRPHHLDEDTLRTAAEGRRPGIAKALSRAGLGGARRGGLAERLVEPLLAQAAEHASRVELEREQRAVLAGLQVPTYELPLLGSGMELAGLYELATELRKQADAQ; from the coding sequence GTGAGCAGGCTCCAGGTGGTCAGCGGCAAGGGCGGCACCGGCAAGACCACGGTCGCCGCCGCACTCGCGCTGGCCCTCGCGCGCGAGGGCAGGCGGACTCTACTCGTGGAGGTCGAGGGCAGGCAGGGCATCGCACAGCTATTCGGCACGGAAGCGCTCCCCTACGAGGAGCGGAAGATCGCCGTCGCGCCGGGCGTGGGCGGCGGAGAGGTGTACGCGCTCGCCATCGACGCGGAGCGGGCGCTGCTGGACTACCTCCAGATGTTCTACAAGCTCGGGTCGGCGGGACGCGCCCTGAAGAAGCTCGGGGCCATCGACTTCGCGACGACCATCGCACCCGGTCTGCGGGACGTCCTGCTGACCGGCAAGGCGTGCGAGGCGGTGCGGCGGAAAGACAAGGCCGGGCGGTTCGTCTACGACCACGTGATCATGGACGCCCCGCCGACCGGCCGGATCACCCGCTTCCTGAACGTCAACGACGAGGTGGCGGGGCTGGCCCGCTTCGGGCCGATCCACAACCAGGCGCAGGCCGTCATGAAGGTGCTCAAGTCCCCGGACACCGCCGTGCACCTGGTGACCCTGCTGGAGGAGATGCCGGTCCAGGAGACCGCCGACGGGATCGAGGAACTGCGCACGGCCGGACTTCCGTTCGGGCGGGTCATCGTCAACATGGTGCGCCCGCACCACCTGGACGAGGACACCCTGCGCACGGCCGCCGAGGGCCGGCGCCCCGGAATCGCCAAGGCCCTGTCCCGGGCGGGTCTCGGCGGGGCCCGGCGGGGCGGGCTGGCCGAGCGGCTGGTGGAGCCGCTGCTGGCACAGGCCGCCGAGCACGCGAGCCGCGTCGAGCTGGAGCGGGAGCAGCGCGCGGTGCTGGCGGGGCTTCAGGTGCCGACGTACGAACTCCCCCTGCTGGGCTCGGGGATGGAGCTGGCCGGGCTGTACGAGCTGGCGACGGAGCTGCGCAAGCAGGCGGACGCGCAATGA
- a CDS encoding nucleotidyltransferase domain-containing protein has translation MDLRGLDADGYFEREGSLGRIQPAFADLVAAARGRLVEAYGNRLHSAYLYGSVPRGTARPGSSDLDLLIALHREPADEDRDTAEVLGRGLDQDFPQIDGVGILLYGKDRLLSEQERYDLGWFLACLCTPLLGADLAEHLPRYRPDSLLARETNGDLAALLPRWRDRWEAATEPADFRRMNRFFSRHLVRTAFTLVMPEWGGWTSDLAESAEVFGRYYPERAAQLREAAAVALEPVEDPAVARRYLDDLGPWLAAEYGARHGTKAPRPGA, from the coding sequence ATGGATCTCAGAGGGCTGGACGCGGACGGGTACTTCGAGCGGGAGGGCTCCCTCGGCAGGATCCAGCCCGCGTTCGCGGACCTCGTCGCCGCCGCGCGCGGCCGGCTCGTGGAGGCGTACGGGAACCGGCTCCACAGCGCCTACCTGTACGGTTCCGTGCCGCGCGGCACCGCCCGCCCCGGCAGCTCCGACCTCGACCTGCTGATCGCCCTGCACCGGGAGCCCGCCGACGAGGACCGGGACACCGCCGAGGTACTGGGCCGCGGGCTCGACCAGGACTTCCCGCAGATCGACGGCGTCGGGATCCTGCTCTACGGCAAGGACCGGCTGCTGAGCGAGCAGGAACGTTACGACCTGGGCTGGTTCCTGGCCTGCCTGTGCACCCCGCTGCTCGGCGCCGACCTGGCCGAGCACCTGCCCCGCTACCGGCCCGACAGCCTGCTCGCGCGGGAGACCAACGGCGACCTGGCCGCCCTGCTGCCCCGGTGGCGGGACCGGTGGGAGGCGGCGACGGAGCCCGCCGACTTCCGCCGGATGAACCGGTTCTTCTCGCGGCACCTGGTGCGGACCGCCTTCACGCTGGTCATGCCCGAGTGGGGCGGCTGGACCAGCGACCTCGCCGAGTCCGCGGAGGTCTTCGGCCGCTACTACCCCGAGCGGGCGGCGCAGCTGCGCGAGGCCGCCGCCGTGGCCCTGGAGCCGGTCGAGGACCCGGCCGTGGCCCGCCGGTACCTGGACGACCTCGGTCCGTGGCTGGCGGCGGAGTACGGGGCCCGGCACGGCACGAAGGCCCCGCGGCCGGGGGCGTGA
- a CDS encoding DUF4177 domain-containing protein: protein MTKKFEYATVPLLVHATKQILDTWGEDGWELVQVVPGPNNPEQLVAYLKREKA from the coding sequence ATGACCAAGAAGTTCGAATACGCGACGGTCCCCCTGCTGGTCCACGCCACCAAGCAGATCCTGGACACCTGGGGCGAGGACGGCTGGGAGCTCGTCCAGGTCGTGCCCGGCCCGAACAACCCCGAGCAGCTCGTGGCCTACCTCAAGCGGGAGAAGGCATGA